A genomic region of Thiohalophilus sp. contains the following coding sequences:
- a CDS encoding nuclease-related domain-containing protein, giving the protein MRRKNKKAVEKSNKNLFNKIVYFFKIKSLSHKRSKLENNYEKVLYVRCAESIKKLDYTKEVVDGLYTLIVGAVGENSTVKELEKLSNDYYLINDFSMEFNPPIYNKRENDRIFSIQIDHLLISKSGIFLLETKN; this is encoded by the coding sequence ATTAGACGAAAAAATAAAAAGGCTGTAGAAAAAAGCAATAAAAACTTATTTAACAAAATAGTCTATTTTTTTAAAATAAAATCATTAAGCCACAAAAGATCAAAACTAGAAAATAATTATGAAAAAGTTCTATATGTCAGATGTGCTGAATCAATTAAAAAACTAGATTATACAAAAGAAGTAGTCGACGGACTCTATACGTTAATAGTCGGAGCGGTTGGAGAAAATTCTACTGTAAAAGAATTAGAAAAGCTTTCAAATGACTATTATTTGATCAATGACTTTTCAATGGAATTTAATCCACCTATTTATAACAAAAGAGAAAACGACAGAATATTTAGTATTCAAATAGATCACCTATTAATTAGCAAATCGGGAATTTTTCTTCTTGAAACCAAGAATTGA
- a CDS encoding type VI secretion system-associated protein TagO, which produces MIKKFTFLAASLLLAVNSYAAIDEKEYAKCAVIEGDLARLECFDRLAKSKNLDGRQNQPTSITGRGKWQVSVDVNPVDDSKTVTLVLHADSGKNKWGKAVYLVARCKSNTTDLYIGWNDYLGSEADVLTRVGDNKAMTQRWSLSTDKKATFHRKPIPFLKEMLTSAKLVAQVTPYNESPVTAVFNTAGLENAIKPLRETCSW; this is translated from the coding sequence ATGATTAAGAAATTTACATTCTTGGCAGCCTCACTTCTTTTGGCTGTAAACTCATACGCTGCTATAGACGAAAAAGAATATGCTAAATGTGCAGTTATTGAGGGTGATTTGGCTCGGCTTGAATGTTTTGACAGGCTAGCAAAATCTAAAAATCTGGATGGTCGTCAGAATCAACCAACATCTATAACAGGAAGAGGTAAATGGCAGGTTTCTGTTGATGTAAACCCCGTGGATGACTCTAAAACAGTTACATTGGTTCTACATGCAGATTCTGGAAAAAACAAATGGGGGAAGGCTGTTTATCTGGTTGCAAGGTGCAAGAGCAATACGACTGACCTATATATTGGCTGGAACGATTATCTTGGTAGCGAAGCCGATGTTCTAACCAGAGTAGGTGATAATAAGGCAATGACTCAAAGGTGGAGTCTATCCACTGACAAAAAGGCAACATTTCACCGCAAGCCAATCCCATTCTTAAAAGAGATGCTGACTTCAGCAAAATTGGTTGCTCAAGTTACACCATACAACGAAAGTCCTGTGACCGCAGTTTTTAATACCGCAGGGCTAGAAAATGCCATTAAACCACTAAGAGAAACTTGTAGTTGGTAA